In the genome of Candidatus Dadabacteria bacterium, the window TGCCAGCCAAGGTCTTTTTCTTCCTTCTCCACGCATGCTCCACAAGCACTCCATCAGCATAGAAAACCGCGAAGAGCCTCCCCGGGGCTTTCGGCTTTCATAAATGTTTCTCCTATAAGAAAAGTGTCTATACCGCAGGCCATAAGTCCTTCCATATCGTCGACCGACGATATGCCGCTTTCGCTTATTATGATTTTCCCTTCAGGCACCATGCCGGAAAGCCTCTTTGAGGTGTCAAGCGAAACATCAAATGTCCGAAGGTCTCTGTTATTTATGCCGATTATTTCGCTTCCCGCCAGCAGGGCGGTTTCGAGTTCCTCCTCGCCGTGCACCTCCACGATGCAGTTCATTCCTAGGGAACCCGCGAGAGAAAGATATTCCTCTATCTGCCCGCGGTCCAGTACGGCGACTATAAGAAGCACGAGGTCAGCCCCGTGGCACCTTGCCTCATAGACCTGGTAGGGGTCTATGGTGAAATCCTTTCTCAGAATCGGAAGCGCCGAGTGAGTTCTTATATCGGAGAGGTAGGAAATATCCCCTCCGAAGAACTTGCGGTCGGTAAGAACCGAAAGCGCAAAAGCCCCCGAGGCTTCATACTCTCGGGCAATAGAGAAATGATCGAAATCATCCCTTATGACTCCCTTGGAAGGAGAAGCCCGTTTTATTTCCGATATTATCTTCACCCCCCGGGTCTCTGCGTGAAGAGCGGCAAAATCAATGGCCGGGGAACGGTCCGCGGCGGCGGACACGAGTTCTTCGAGAGGAAGCTTTTTTTTCGCCTCATCCAGTTCCTGTTTTTTAAACGCAACTATATCGTCAAGAATCATTCGGCTGGTTCCGGTTGGTAATTTCGATCAGCATCTCAAGCTTTCTGTGCGCGGCCCCGCTTAAAAGAGAGTCTTTGGCCAGAACAAGTGCTTCTGCAAGACTCGCCGCCTTACCCGAAACGTATATGGCCGCCATCGCGTTAAGCAGACTCGCGTCTGTTTTCGCGCCGTTCTCCCCTCCTCTCAGCACAGAAAGGGTTATCTCCGCGTTTTCGGCCGCACTCGCGCCGCCCCTGAGT includes:
- the trpC gene encoding indole-3-glycerol phosphate synthase TrpC, with the translated sequence MILDDIVAFKKQELDEAKKKLPLEELVSAAADRSPAIDFAALHAETRGVKIISEIKRASPSKGVIRDDFDHFSIAREYEASGAFALSVLTDRKFFGGDISYLSDIRTHSALPILRKDFTIDPYQVYEARCHGADLVLLIVAVLDRGQIEEYLSLAGSLGMNCIVEVHGEEELETALLAGSEIIGINNRDLRTFDVSLDTSKRLSGMVPEGKIIISESGISSVDDMEGLMACGIDTFLIGETFMKAESPGEALRGFLC